The following coding sequences are from one Natrarchaeobaculum sulfurireducens window:
- a CDS encoding nucleoside phosphorylase yields the protein MGTQPHLLVEEGDLTDLALVPGDPGRVDRIADHCETAETVAENREYKVVNASYDGRDLTICSTGIGCPSAAIAVEELSNVGVETFLRVGTTGALQSGIEIGDMVVATGAAKNEGTTKRYEDVEYPAVPDYDVLSALVEAAEANDEDVHVGPIASDDAYYAETDEYVADWEAAGLLAVEMEAAALFTLARRKGLRAGAICTVDGNLVEGTQKGTDTEDDELPEKAKNNVGRAIDLTLEAATNL from the coding sequence GTCGAGGAGGGTGACCTGACGGATCTCGCGCTCGTCCCGGGCGATCCGGGCCGAGTCGACCGCATCGCCGACCACTGTGAGACGGCCGAGACCGTCGCCGAAAACCGTGAGTACAAAGTCGTCAACGCGAGCTACGACGGCCGCGACCTGACGATCTGTTCGACCGGCATCGGCTGTCCGTCCGCCGCAATCGCCGTCGAGGAACTCTCGAACGTCGGCGTCGAGACGTTCCTCCGGGTGGGGACGACCGGTGCGTTGCAGTCGGGGATCGAGATCGGTGACATGGTCGTCGCGACCGGTGCCGCGAAAAACGAGGGAACGACGAAACGCTACGAGGACGTCGAGTACCCCGCCGTGCCAGACTACGACGTGCTCTCGGCGCTGGTCGAGGCGGCCGAAGCCAACGACGAGGACGTCCACGTCGGGCCGATCGCCTCCGACGACGCCTACTACGCCGAAACTGACGAATACGTCGCCGACTGGGAAGCCGCAGGCCTGCTCGCCGTCGAAATGGAAGCCGCAGCACTGTTTACGCTCGCACGTCGCAAGGGCCTGCGCGCTGGCGCGATCTGCACCGTCGACGGCAACCTCGTGGAAGGGACCCAGAAAGGAACCGACACCGAGGACGACGAACTCCCCGAAAAGGCCAAAAACAACGTCGGCCGCGCCATCGACCTCACGCTCGAGGCCGCAACGAACCTATAA
- a CDS encoding HNH endonuclease produces the protein MTSGEWSGDRAAVFERDDDTCRRCGTTADEDPAGLCLYPVGGVPIDGDVHESGLVTVCTSCFGSLHVEPISGTVLEPAPLFDLVRKTTEREGVTVSAVAAFASLTTGLPEAVDADASGLPAESEAAAEYRQARREVLLAIDSVDAGLEQLHAVDADALEPTVGDALAGFTGTATKLQSELRGIVALGESIVVGLERCQGCFEPVPGGDRDRCSTCGLETRDIDDWCRPADDTVAFESLYEAINETLQTASGTTEALTDRTTIVAERLHDA, from the coding sequence GTGACTTCAGGCGAGTGGTCCGGCGATCGAGCCGCCGTGTTCGAGCGAGACGACGATACCTGCCGCCGGTGTGGAACGACGGCCGACGAGGACCCTGCGGGATTGTGCCTCTATCCCGTCGGCGGTGTCCCGATCGACGGCGACGTTCACGAGAGCGGGCTCGTGACCGTCTGCACGTCGTGTTTTGGGTCTTTGCACGTCGAGCCGATATCGGGGACCGTTCTCGAGCCAGCCCCACTGTTCGATCTCGTCCGGAAGACGACCGAACGCGAAGGCGTAACCGTCTCTGCGGTCGCCGCCTTCGCGTCACTGACCACCGGGCTTCCAGAGGCCGTCGATGCCGACGCGTCTGGCCTGCCAGCCGAGTCGGAGGCCGCCGCCGAGTACCGCCAGGCCCGCCGCGAGGTGTTGCTCGCGATCGACTCCGTTGACGCCGGCCTCGAGCAACTCCACGCCGTCGACGCCGACGCGCTCGAGCCGACCGTCGGCGACGCACTCGCCGGGTTCACCGGAACGGCGACGAAACTCCAATCGGAACTCCGGGGTATCGTCGCCCTCGGCGAGTCGATCGTCGTCGGCCTCGAGCGCTGTCAGGGCTGTTTCGAGCCAGTTCCCGGTGGCGACCGCGACCGCTGTTCGACGTGTGGGCTCGAGACGCGCGATATCGACGATTGGTGCCGTCCAGCCGACGACACTGTCGCGTTCGAGTCGCTGTACGAGGCGATCAACGAGACGCTACAGACGGCCTCCGGGACGACGGAAGCGTTGACCGACCGGACGACCATCGTCGCCGAGCGGTTGCACGACGCCTGA
- a CDS encoding amphi-Trp domain-containing protein yields MGDSPTDFRLEWGTDREALAGLFRDVAVALERGGPIAFSDDETSVTLEVPMHVAAGLRVDHQADNPPQTGLTFDLQWDDDGSSVDRGTAVDETASTDTGDGPVIEPQAGTGGSTDTTPPIEAGSAAAPADAVVSARKRRMRQAEDSGNPARRSRFEVYEDRAGEWRWRLVHWNGNVVADGGEGYASKYNVKRAVKSVMQTASSARLVERSNEE; encoded by the coding sequence ATGGGAGACTCACCGACCGACTTCCGGCTCGAGTGGGGAACCGACCGCGAGGCGCTGGCAGGCCTCTTCCGTGACGTCGCCGTTGCGCTCGAACGCGGTGGTCCGATCGCGTTCAGCGACGACGAGACGAGCGTCACGCTCGAGGTCCCGATGCACGTCGCCGCCGGGTTGCGAGTCGATCACCAGGCAGACAACCCACCCCAGACCGGGCTCACGTTCGATCTCCAGTGGGATGACGACGGCTCGAGCGTCGACCGGGGCACCGCCGTGGACGAAACCGCGTCGACGGACACCGGCGACGGACCGGTGATCGAACCGCAAGCAGGGACGGGTGGGTCGACAGACACGACGCCGCCGATCGAGGCAGGCTCAGCAGCAGCGCCGGCGGACGCCGTCGTTTCCGCGCGAAAACGGCGGATGCGACAAGCTGAGGACTCCGGAAATCCAGCGCGGCGAAGTCGATTCGAAGTGTACGAAGACCGCGCTGGCGAGTGGCGCTGGCGGCTGGTCCACTGGAACGGAAACGTCGTCGCCGACGGCGGTGAGGGATACGCCTCGAAATACAACGTCAAACGGGCGGTCAAAAGCGTCATGCAGACGGCCTCGAGTGCACGCCTCGTCGAACGATCGAACGAGGAATGA
- a CDS encoding DUF547 domain-containing protein → MATQLDPVSLSADLLYTVKTEGDADWLQRQLATLERPRLERALSTRTRKLSFWLNCYNAYGHVLMEADDRSLLEGNVLDRWTFFARDRIPVGGVWLSLNDLEHGLLRRSKHRWGFGYLPRPFPSSFERQFRLPECDPRIHFGLSRGGDTCPPIAIYSPADVDADLDIAVEWFLEENVGYDDESAAARIPRLFRRYRGDFGGKRGIVEFLQEYNAVPAGVTPSLEYEALDRAPEFDTDLEFDDLRP, encoded by the coding sequence ATGGCTACGCAGCTCGATCCGGTCTCCCTCTCAGCGGATCTCCTCTACACTGTCAAGACCGAGGGTGACGCCGACTGGCTTCAGCGACAGCTAGCGACCCTCGAGCGACCGCGCCTCGAGCGCGCGCTGTCGACCCGGACCCGGAAGCTCTCGTTCTGGCTCAACTGCTACAACGCCTACGGCCACGTCCTGATGGAGGCCGACGACCGATCCCTGCTCGAGGGGAACGTCCTCGACCGCTGGACGTTCTTCGCCCGCGACCGAATTCCAGTCGGCGGCGTCTGGCTGAGCCTCAACGACCTCGAACACGGCCTCCTGCGGCGCTCGAAACATCGGTGGGGCTTTGGCTATCTCCCGCGACCGTTTCCTTCGTCTTTCGAACGGCAGTTTCGACTCCCCGAGTGTGATCCGCGCATCCACTTCGGGTTGTCTCGTGGGGGCGATACCTGTCCGCCGATCGCCATCTACTCGCCCGCGGACGTCGACGCCGACCTGGACATCGCCGTCGAGTGGTTCTTAGAGGAGAACGTCGGCTACGACGACGAGTCCGCCGCCGCGAGGATTCCTCGGCTCTTCAGACGGTACCGGGGCGACTTCGGCGGCAAACGCGGCATCGTCGAGTTCCTCCAGGAGTACAACGCCGTCCCCGCCGGCGTGACTCCCTCGCTCGAGTACGAGGCCCTGGACCGAGCCCCGGAGTTCGACACCGACCTCGAGTTCGACGATCTCCGTCCCTGA
- a CDS encoding AI-2E family transporter, translating into MNRSTGYLLVLVAISAYLSWQLVTPFLGFVLAAILIAFVLTPLQRRLERVLPAGIAAFSLVILATVGGVIPFVLVALVVAEDAADLVRDVDPDDLAVADLEAWIEAELGLEVDVTAAVVDSAEQIGTILIEQTTAWFSVLTHTLIGLGLSLFVLYYLLKEGETLMAWLRERTPLPEDVQDDLYGELDEVMWAVLAGHVLIAIVEGVIAGLGLFATGIPNPAFWTFVMVILSLVPLIGAFLVWGPAVAYLVVTGEPILAVGLAVYSAIVVGIADDYLRPVVVDRYAELSPAIIILGVLGGIYAFGIMGLFFGPVVLGALLATVDVFDEHYERLADTEQT; encoded by the coding sequence GTGAACCGCAGTACGGGTTACCTCCTCGTTCTCGTTGCGATTTCCGCTTACCTCTCCTGGCAACTCGTCACGCCGTTTCTCGGCTTCGTCCTCGCGGCGATCCTCATCGCGTTCGTCCTTACTCCGCTCCAGCGACGTCTCGAGCGCGTCTTACCGGCCGGCATCGCCGCGTTCTCGCTGGTGATACTGGCCACGGTGGGCGGTGTCATCCCGTTCGTCCTCGTCGCCCTCGTCGTCGCCGAAGATGCCGCCGACCTCGTCCGCGACGTCGATCCCGACGACCTCGCTGTCGCCGACCTCGAGGCGTGGATCGAGGCAGAACTCGGGCTCGAGGTCGACGTCACGGCGGCGGTCGTCGACTCGGCCGAACAGATCGGCACGATCCTGATCGAGCAGACGACCGCCTGGTTCAGCGTGCTCACGCACACGCTGATCGGGCTCGGACTGTCGCTGTTCGTCCTCTACTACCTGCTCAAGGAGGGTGAGACGCTGATGGCGTGGCTTCGCGAGCGGACGCCGCTGCCCGAAGACGTACAGGACGACCTCTATGGCGAACTCGACGAAGTGATGTGGGCGGTGCTCGCCGGCCACGTACTCATTGCGATCGTCGAAGGCGTCATCGCCGGCCTCGGCCTGTTCGCGACCGGCATCCCAAACCCCGCGTTCTGGACGTTCGTAATGGTCATCCTCTCGCTCGTGCCGCTGATCGGGGCCTTCCTCGTCTGGGGACCCGCCGTTGCGTATCTCGTCGTGACCGGCGAACCGATTCTCGCAGTCGGCCTCGCGGTCTACAGCGCCATCGTCGTCGGCATCGCAGACGACTACCTGCGGCCGGTCGTCGTCGACCGATACGCCGAACTCAGCCCCGCGATCATCATCCTCGGCGTCCTCGGGGGCATCTACGCCTTCGGCATCATGGGACTGTTCTTCGGCCCCGTCGTGCTTGGTGCCCTGCTCGCGACGGTCGATGTCTTCGACGAACACTACGAGCGACTCGCCGACACCGAGCAAACGTAG
- a CDS encoding universal stress protein codes for MHVLVPLDDSEPARAALEHAVEEQPDAQITAVHVIDPSTAVYGEGGIYAYDALIESRREAAKTLLEDAEALAADHGVDLETETVVGQAAREIVEYTDENDVDRIIIGSRGRSGASRVLLGSVAENVARRAPVPVTIVR; via the coding sequence ATGCACGTGTTGGTACCCCTGGACGATTCGGAGCCGGCCCGAGCCGCACTCGAGCACGCGGTGGAAGAACAACCCGACGCGCAGATTACCGCGGTACACGTCATCGACCCGAGCACCGCCGTCTACGGCGAGGGCGGGATCTACGCCTACGATGCGCTCATCGAGAGCCGACGGGAGGCCGCAAAGACGCTGCTCGAGGACGCCGAAGCGCTGGCCGCCGACCACGGCGTCGACCTCGAGACGGAGACGGTCGTCGGGCAGGCGGCACGAGAGATCGTCGAGTACACTGACGAGAACGACGTCGACCGGATCATCATCGGCAGTCGCGGTCGGTCCGGCGCCTCTCGAGTGTTGCTGGGCAGCGTTGCTGAGAACGTCGCTCGCCGCGCGCCGGTGCCGGTGACGATCGTCCGATAA
- a CDS encoding tRNA (N(6)-L-threonylcarbamoyladenosine(37)-C(2))-methylthiotransferase, with translation MARYHIETYGCTSNRGESREIERRLRDAGHHRVGGPDEADVAILNTCTVVEKTERNMLRRAEELATETADLYITGCMALAQGEEFADAEVDGEVLHWDEVPQAVTNGECPTTTPDAEPVLDGVVGILPIARGCMSDCSYCITKHATGKIESPPIEENVRKARALIHAGAKEIRITGQDTGVYGWDQGKRTLHELLERICAIDGEFRVRVGMANPKGVHGIREDLADVFVENDELYDFLHAPVQSGSNDVLGDMRRQHQVGEYLEVVDTFDERLEYWTLSTDFIVGFPTETDDDHRKSLELLRETRPEKVNVTRFSKRPGTDAADMKGLGGTLKKERSKEMSKLKRELVGEAYESMVGETRPNCLVVEEGVGDSVKCRDSAYRQLIVQHASDHGLEPGDFVDLEVTAHETMYAFAEPV, from the coding sequence ATGGCCCGATACCACATCGAGACCTACGGCTGCACCTCGAATCGTGGCGAGAGCCGCGAGATCGAGCGGCGGCTCCGCGACGCCGGTCACCACCGCGTCGGCGGCCCCGACGAGGCCGACGTGGCCATCCTCAACACCTGTACGGTCGTCGAGAAGACCGAACGAAACATGCTCCGGCGGGCGGAGGAACTCGCGACGGAGACGGCAGACCTCTACATCACTGGCTGTATGGCCCTCGCGCAGGGCGAGGAGTTCGCCGACGCCGAGGTCGACGGCGAGGTCCTCCACTGGGACGAGGTCCCACAGGCAGTCACCAACGGGGAGTGTCCGACGACGACGCCCGACGCCGAGCCCGTTCTCGACGGCGTCGTCGGCATCCTCCCCATCGCGCGAGGGTGCATGTCCGACTGTTCGTACTGCATCACCAAACACGCCACCGGCAAGATCGAGTCACCGCCGATCGAAGAGAACGTCCGCAAGGCTCGAGCGTTGATTCACGCCGGCGCAAAGGAGATCCGAATCACCGGTCAGGACACCGGCGTCTACGGCTGGGACCAGGGCAAACGAACGCTCCACGAACTGCTCGAGCGCATCTGTGCCATCGACGGCGAGTTTCGGGTGCGCGTAGGCATGGCGAACCCGAAAGGCGTCCACGGCATCCGTGAGGACCTCGCCGACGTCTTCGTCGAGAACGACGAACTCTACGACTTCCTCCACGCCCCCGTCCAGTCGGGTTCGAACGACGTCTTAGGCGACATGCGCCGCCAGCACCAGGTCGGCGAGTACCTCGAGGTCGTCGACACCTTCGACGAACGCCTCGAGTACTGGACTCTGTCGACGGACTTCATCGTCGGCTTTCCGACGGAGACCGACGACGACCACCGAAAATCCCTCGAGTTACTCCGTGAGACGCGCCCCGAGAAGGTGAACGTCACCCGCTTCTCGAAGCGACCGGGCACCGACGCTGCCGACATGAAAGGGCTCGGCGGCACGCTGAAGAAAGAACGCTCGAAGGAGATGAGCAAACTCAAGCGCGAACTCGTCGGCGAGGCCTACGAGTCGATGGTCGGCGAGACCCGTCCGAACTGTCTCGTCGTCGAGGAGGGCGTCGGCGACTCCGTGAAGTGTCGTGACTCCGCGTACCGACAGCTCATCGTCCAGCACGCGAGCGATCACGGCCTCGAACCAGGCGACTTCGTCGACCTCGAGGTGACCGCCCACGAGACGATGTACGCGTTCGCCGAGCCGGTCTGA
- a CDS encoding redoxin domain-containing protein, whose product MPPTVGETVPDFEALCCDGETFRSTSLSGVVDDRGAVLIFTGFAFSAIAQNWWKRFVRAGWDEFDEVSVLGVSRDGPYAQNEFLRWLDAPDFRFFADVDGVVGESLELLADREHMAGVSTPWRSAFVIDPDLEVQYAFVADDWISPLPQVEIEAAVDRL is encoded by the coding sequence ATGCCACCGACGGTCGGAGAGACGGTTCCGGATTTCGAGGCGCTGTGCTGTGACGGCGAAACGTTCCGTTCGACCAGCCTCTCTGGAGTGGTCGACGACCGCGGTGCCGTCCTCATCTTCACGGGCTTTGCGTTCAGCGCGATCGCACAGAACTGGTGGAAACGGTTCGTTCGCGCCGGCTGGGACGAGTTCGACGAGGTGTCCGTCCTCGGCGTCAGCCGTGACGGCCCGTACGCCCAGAACGAGTTTCTCCGCTGGCTCGACGCTCCGGACTTTCGCTTTTTCGCCGACGTGGACGGCGTCGTGGGCGAGTCTCTCGAGTTGCTGGCCGACCGCGAGCACATGGCGGGCGTCTCGACCCCGTGGCGCTCGGCGTTCGTGATCGATCCGGACCTCGAGGTCCAGTATGCGTTCGTCGCCGACGACTGGATCTCGCCGTTACCGCAGGTCGAGATCGAAGCCGCCGTTGACCGGCTCTGA
- a CDS encoding glutaredoxin family protein, protein MLTLYRLEGCPYCEIVVDRLEELGVDYESVWVEGLHSKRDAVRRVSGQRQVPVIVDDDVGVTMAESERILEFLERSYA, encoded by the coding sequence ATGCTCACGCTCTACCGCCTCGAGGGCTGTCCGTACTGCGAGATCGTCGTCGACCGACTCGAGGAACTCGGCGTCGACTACGAGAGCGTCTGGGTCGAAGGGCTGCACTCGAAACGCGACGCGGTCAGACGCGTCTCCGGCCAACGCCAGGTGCCCGTGATCGTCGACGACGACGTCGGCGTCACGATGGCCGAGTCCGAACGGATACTCGAGTTCCTCGAGCGGTCGTACGCCTAA
- a CDS encoding cupin domain-containing protein, whose translation MGYEVVQTDDVPTTDLSKIDEVPPDLEITALDEALGADQVNCKLWYFEPGEEIRYHAHSQQEELYYVLEGEFSLKLGRSGEEEYVEVGPGAAWLAKPEIGHGHRNVGDERGVVLAVGAPAVEDPGLDPHSLRDE comes from the coding sequence ATGGGATACGAAGTAGTTCAGACCGACGACGTGCCGACCACCGACCTCTCGAAGATCGATGAGGTGCCCCCCGACCTCGAGATCACGGCCCTCGACGAGGCTCTCGGTGCCGATCAGGTCAACTGCAAGCTCTGGTATTTCGAACCGGGTGAGGAGATCCGGTACCACGCTCACAGCCAACAGGAAGAGCTGTACTACGTACTCGAGGGCGAGTTCTCGCTGAAACTCGGCCGCTCCGGCGAGGAAGAATACGTCGAGGTCGGCCCCGGAGCGGCCTGGCTCGCCAAACCCGAGATCGGTCACGGCCACCGGAACGTCGGCGACGAGCGAGGGGTCGTGCTCGCCGTCGGTGCGCCTGCAGTCGAGGATCCCGGTCTCGATCCACACAGTCTGCGCGACGAGTGA
- a CDS encoding HIT family protein has protein sequence MEQVFAPWRIEWIKRADKNPDVVDCVFCELPEQDDDRENLIVARSERAFVMLNNYPYNPGHAMVIPRVHTGEYGDLTDEQLLEHARLKQRTFDALEVALEPDGFNAGLNLGDGAGGSIGDHLHTHVVPRWRGDTNFMPVLSDTSVIVEALSETYERVHAAFADQEGATVPDTESAVVFD, from the coding sequence ATGGAACAGGTGTTTGCCCCGTGGCGGATCGAGTGGATCAAGCGCGCGGACAAAAACCCCGACGTCGTCGACTGCGTGTTCTGTGAACTTCCCGAACAGGACGACGATCGGGAGAACCTGATCGTCGCACGGTCCGAGCGGGCGTTCGTCATGTTGAACAACTACCCGTACAACCCGGGCCACGCGATGGTGATTCCCCGCGTTCACACGGGCGAGTATGGCGACCTCACCGACGAGCAACTGCTCGAGCACGCGCGGCTGAAACAGCGGACCTTCGATGCGCTCGAGGTCGCACTCGAACCCGACGGCTTCAACGCTGGGTTGAATCTCGGCGACGGTGCCGGCGGCTCCATCGGCGACCACCTCCACACCCACGTCGTCCCTCGCTGGCGGGGTGACACTAACTTCATGCCCGTGCTGAGCGACACCTCGGTGATCGTCGAGGCGCTGTCGGAGACCTACGAGCGCGTTCACGCGGCGTTCGCCGACCAGGAGGGCGCGACTGTTCCCGACACAGAGAGTGCGGTCGTCTTCGACTGA
- a CDS encoding DUF7835 family putative zinc beta-ribbon protein: protein MATTDDSFNGLTEYCDECELDTLHEVSVQIRTESTKKENAQFSREPYRVSECQRCGHRTSQRMNNA from the coding sequence ATGGCAACGACAGATGACTCCTTTAACGGCTTGACTGAGTACTGTGATGAGTGTGAGCTGGATACGCTCCACGAAGTGTCGGTTCAGATTCGAACCGAAAGTACGAAAAAAGAGAACGCTCAGTTCTCGCGTGAACCCTACCGCGTGAGTGAGTGCCAGCGCTGCGGTCACCGGACGAGTCAGCGGATGAACAACGCCTGA
- a CDS encoding ArsR/SmtB family transcription factor, whose product MDSAALLDLLGNENRRRILRLLARKPCYVTEISEYLGVSPKAVIEHLRKLEKAGLIESRVDDQRRKYFHIARNVRLEVNVSPYGYASKSAYPSNNSFDITTCRHLSLDVAWDETDELDDLLSTLEDLEQLENELSLAQRWVQGRLCDVLDRVSETVGAGPESRIYADVLASVRSEPKSISDLGRDVDAPREVVAELLEVMADEGIVQRTERGWELTTG is encoded by the coding sequence ATGGACTCCGCCGCGTTGTTGGATTTGCTGGGGAACGAGAATCGGCGGCGCATCCTCCGATTGCTCGCCCGGAAGCCCTGTTACGTTACGGAAATCTCAGAGTATCTCGGTGTGAGTCCCAAGGCTGTCATCGAGCACCTGCGAAAGCTCGAGAAGGCGGGCCTGATCGAGAGTCGAGTCGACGACCAGCGTCGCAAGTATTTCCACATCGCTCGGAACGTTCGACTCGAGGTGAACGTCTCTCCGTACGGCTATGCGAGCAAGAGCGCCTACCCGTCGAACAACAGTTTCGACATTACGACCTGTCGACACCTCTCGCTCGACGTTGCCTGGGACGAGACCGACGAACTCGACGATCTCCTTTCGACTCTCGAGGATCTGGAGCAGCTCGAAAACGAACTCTCGCTCGCCCAACGGTGGGTACAGGGACGGCTCTGTGACGTACTCGATCGCGTCTCAGAGACCGTCGGTGCCGGCCCCGAAAGCCGGATTTATGCCGACGTCCTGGCGAGTGTTCGTTCCGAACCGAAGTCGATCAGTGACCTCGGCCGGGACGTCGACGCCCCACGGGAGGTCGTCGCCGAGCTACTCGAGGTGATGGCCGACGAGGGGATCGTCCAGCGGACGGAACGTGGCTGGGAGCTGACGACCGGGTAA